The genomic region TCTTTGGTCGGTGTCTTGCAATTTAATATTGCAATAAATATGATTAGTTTTTTAATGAATTTCATATTTGGATTTTTTAAAATCCTTAAATTGAGAGATATTTGATAGTATATAGAGTTTAAATTCATATAGATTAAGGATTTTTTGGATGAATATTAAAGTTTGTACCTTATTTGAAGGTAGGTATCATTACGGTGTAGCGGTTTTAACTAATTCATTATATAAGTGGGGTTTTAGGGGAGAGATACATGTAGGTTATAGAGGGAATCTCCCAAATTGGACTTCTTCTAGAGAGGAGAATAAAAGTATTGATTGGGGTGGAGTTTCAACATTTGAAGTATTAGATGGTTTAACTCTTAATTTCTTGCCTTTGGAAACAGATATTTCTCTTACAAATTATAAACCAAACTTTATGATGGATCTTCTAGAAAATGAAACGACAACTGCGGATGGTTTACTATATTTTGATCCAGATATTGTAAATGTAACACCAATTAATTTTTTTGCTGAATGGATTGAATATGGCATAGCAATGGCTGCTGACGTAAATTCTCCTATTTCAAGAAATCATCCTCGTCGTATGAAATGGGTTGAATTTTATTCGAAATGTTCGATTGACTTAAATTATGAATCAGATATATATGTGAATGGTGGTTTTATTGGAGTAGCCAAGAAAGATATTGTTTTTCTAAATCTTTGGAAGAAGTCGCAAGATTTAATGGCTAATGAAATAGGAGGTTTGCATAAATCTATTTTTTCTGAAAAACCAAAGGTTGTCTATGGAGGAGATTTTGATGCGTTTAGTAAAACAGATCAAGATGCATTGAATGTGGCAATAGGTATATATGATGGAAAAACTTGTATAGTTGATCGTGATGCAATGGGTTTTTTCCCTGGTTTAGTGATGTTTCCACATGCCTTGGGACGACAGAAACCATGGGATGTAAAACCACTTTTATTTTGGTTAAAGGGTCTGAAGCCGAGGAGAGTTGACAAATTATTTTGGGAGTATGCGGAAGGACCAATAAAACCTTATAATAAGTTTATGGTGTATCAAAAACAAATTTTGATAAAGATCTGGAGTGTTTTGAGTCGTTTTTATAGTAAACCATTATGATTATAAAGAAAATACTTCGATTGGGTCTATTTAAAATTCGATTGGTATATATACCAAAATATTTTTCTTTTAGAACAAGCATTTACCGTTTTCAAGGGTTGAAAACAGGAAAAGGAACTGTTGTCGGAAATGCTAGATTTACTTGGCCTCATCAAGTGAAAATAGGGGATAGTAGTCGTTTTGAACATGATGTATACTTTCATTATGACGGAATATATTCTGACTCTGCTTCGATTATTATTGGAAACAATGTTTTTGTAGGATATGGAGTAGAGTTTAATATCCGGAAAGCAATTCATGTTGGAAATAATTGTTTGATAGCATCTGGATGCAAATTTATTGATCATGATCATGGAATGGCTATAGGAAGCTATATGAACAGTCAAATAGGCACTGAAGATGAAATATATTTGGAAGATGATGTTTGGTTAGGGGTAAATGTGGTGGTGTTAAAGGGGGTTACAATAGGGGAGGGAGCAGTGATTGCAGCAAATGCAGTAGTAACCAAATCAATACCCAAAAATGAGGTTTGGGCAGGTATTCCAGCCAAAAAAGTTAAGGACAGATTATGAAGTTTTCTAAAATATTGGTTATATGTGGTTCTTTGGAAAAAGGAAAGGATGGTGTAGGAGACTATACCAGAGCATTGGTATCGCAATTGAAAGAGAGAAGAATAGTGGTAGTGCTGTTGGCGCTTTCTGATAAGCATATAAAGGAAGTACAAGATGAAGTATTGCACTCCATACCTGTAAAACGGATACCTTTAATGTTAAAAGAATCGGAGCGCATATCCATAGCGAAGCATTT from Zunongwangia profunda SM-A87 harbors:
- a CDS encoding acyltransferase, yielding MIIKKILRLGLFKIRLVYIPKYFSFRTSIYRFQGLKTGKGTVVGNARFTWPHQVKIGDSSRFEHDVYFHYDGIYSDSASIIIGNNVFVGYGVEFNIRKAIHVGNNCLIASGCKFIDHDHGMAIGSYMNSQIGTEDEIYLEDDVWLGVNVVVLKGVTIGEGAVIAANAVVTKSIPKNEVWAGIPAKKVKDRL